In Altererythrobacter rubellus, the following are encoded in one genomic region:
- a CDS encoding RelA/SpoT family protein, which produces MLRQYELVERVLDYDPDADEAALNRAYVYTVQKHGSQKRASGDPYFSHPVEVAGLMTDLKLDQQTIITALLHDTVEDTLATIDDIEANFGTDVARLVDGVTKLSKIEQMPENELAAENLRKFLLAMSEDIRVLLVKLADRLHNMRTLHFIKSSEKRQRIARETMDIYAPLAERVGMYEYMREMQLLAFEQLEPEAYKTITDKLAELRSKDGGQVDAIALKIKQRLAEAGLAVEISGREKHPYSIWKKMAERHVSFEQVTDIMAFRVICNNEADCYAALGALHTTWQFLPGKFKDYISTPKSNSYMSLHSSLMYENSMRVEVQIRTREMHSRNEFGLAAHWAYKQHDKADGQVSWLRDLIEIVDASHDADELLEHTRMAIYQDRIFAFTPKGGLFQLPKGASPIDFAFAVHTDLGAQAVGAKINGRHMPLRTQLQNGDVVEIIKGKEAEPQLSWLGFVVTGKARAAIRRALRLKERAEIAEIGAKLFDEIATKVPARIGKKARKLAVERLELMDEEDMMFAIGAAKLSDREVMEALVPGCTADIDEDDDWTRREHAISIRGLTPGVGFQLADCCHPVPGDRIVGLRKKGEAVEVHAIGCFELANGEDSNWLDLSWGSRSQGAVGRLRVTLYDRPGTLAEMAGIFAQNHVNVKMLEQVETDHPFTTYEIDSEVQDLAHLTRILSALRASDSVAQAERI; this is translated from the coding sequence ATGCTACGCCAGTACGAACTTGTTGAACGGGTCCTGGATTATGACCCTGACGCCGATGAAGCGGCGCTCAACCGCGCGTATGTCTACACCGTGCAGAAGCATGGCAGCCAAAAGCGCGCCAGCGGTGATCCCTATTTCAGCCATCCGGTCGAAGTCGCTGGCTTGATGACTGACCTGAAACTTGATCAGCAGACCATCATCACCGCGCTGCTGCATGACACAGTTGAAGACACGCTCGCCACAATTGATGACATCGAAGCCAATTTCGGGACTGACGTAGCGCGGCTAGTCGATGGTGTGACCAAGCTGTCCAAGATCGAGCAGATGCCGGAGAATGAGCTTGCGGCAGAAAACCTACGCAAGTTCCTGCTCGCCATGTCAGAGGACATCCGCGTCCTGCTCGTCAAGCTGGCAGACCGATTGCACAACATGCGCACGCTGCATTTCATCAAAAGCTCTGAAAAACGCCAACGGATCGCGCGTGAGACGATGGATATCTACGCCCCGTTGGCAGAGCGTGTGGGCATGTATGAATATATGCGCGAGATGCAGCTGCTTGCCTTCGAGCAGCTCGAGCCTGAAGCTTACAAGACCATCACAGACAAGCTTGCAGAATTGCGCAGCAAGGATGGCGGACAGGTCGATGCGATTGCGCTCAAGATCAAGCAAAGGCTGGCCGAAGCCGGGCTTGCTGTCGAAATATCGGGCCGGGAAAAGCATCCCTATTCGATCTGGAAAAAGATGGCCGAGCGGCATGTGTCGTTCGAACAGGTCACAGATATCATGGCCTTCCGTGTCATCTGCAACAATGAAGCCGATTGCTACGCCGCTTTGGGTGCGCTGCACACCACGTGGCAATTTCTGCCCGGCAAGTTCAAGGATTACATCTCGACGCCCAAATCAAACAGCTACATGTCGCTGCACAGCTCGTTGATGTATGAAAACTCGATGCGCGTAGAGGTGCAGATCCGCACGCGCGAGATGCACAGCCGCAACGAGTTCGGGCTGGCCGCGCATTGGGCATACAAGCAACACGACAAGGCCGACGGACAGGTGAGCTGGCTGCGCGACCTGATCGAAATCGTCGATGCGAGCCACGATGCGGACGAGCTGCTCGAGCATACGCGCATGGCGATCTATCAGGACCGCATCTTTGCCTTCACACCCAAGGGCGGGCTGTTCCAGCTACCCAAGGGTGCCTCGCCAATCGATTTCGCCTTTGCCGTGCATACCGATCTGGGTGCGCAAGCGGTTGGCGCAAAGATCAACGGCCGCCATATGCCGCTGCGCACACAGCTGCAAAACGGCGACGTGGTTGAGATCATCAAAGGCAAGGAAGCCGAGCCGCAATTGTCCTGGCTGGGCTTTGTCGTCACCGGCAAGGCACGCGCCGCCATTCGCCGCGCCTTGCGACTGAAAGAGCGCGCCGAGATCGCAGAGATTGGCGCGAAACTGTTCGACGAGATCGCAACGAAAGTGCCCGCGCGTATCGGCAAGAAGGCGCGAAAACTGGCGGTCGAGCGGCTCGAACTGATGGATGAGGAGGACATGATGTTCGCCATCGGCGCGGCCAAGCTGTCCGATCGCGAAGTGATGGAAGCGCTGGTTCCCGGATGCACGGCGGATATCGACGAAGATGACGACTGGACCCGCCGCGAGCACGCGATCTCCATTCGCGGCCTTACGCCTGGTGTGGGGTTCCAATTGGCCGATTGCTGCCACCCTGTGCCGGGGGACAGGATCGTGGGCTTGCGCAAGAAAGGCGAAGCGGTGGAAGTGCACGCCATTGGCTGCTTTGAATTGGCGAACGGCGAGGATTCCAACTGGCTCGACCTATCCTGGGGGTCGCGCTCGCAAGGCGCCGTGGGCCGCTTGCGCGTAACGCTGTATGACAGGCCGGGCACGCTGGCGGAGATGGCGGGCATATTTGCGCAGAACCACGTGAATGTGAAAATGCTGGAGCAGGTTGAGACCGACCACCCGTTCACCACGTATGAGATCGACAGCGAGGTGCAGGATCTGGCGCATTTGACGCGTATTCTCAGTGCTTTGCGCGCGAGCGATTCGGTCGCGCAGGCGGAGCGGATCTAG
- a CDS encoding glycoside hydrolase family 16 protein translates to MPLKSGLIAATLGGALAMGTITSSLSAQDEAAGTAQSQRTLLMSDEFNGEVLDRELWTVVGPEIWFNNEQQVYIDDPAVLSIVTGIAGADDGALMLRPLFQPGIDPNTERKADFVSARIHSKGKFDFTHGRAEARIKLPDAEGVWPAWWLLGNGQWPTTGEIDIMEYVGEKDWIGVAMHGTNYSGETPFVNKSYFPEGTDATDWHTYAVEWTDDVITFEVDGKLIYRATRSMVAHYGKWRFDTPQHLILNFAVGGIYPFKTNGLTEPYVGVPAETVDKIKTGEIAMLVDWVRVYAPEGTAEAEK, encoded by the coding sequence ATGCCGCTAAAATCAGGATTGATCGCTGCAACCTTGGGTGGCGCACTGGCTATGGGAACTATTACCAGCTCGCTGTCCGCTCAGGACGAAGCCGCGGGTACCGCGCAATCTCAGCGAACTCTTCTAATGTCTGATGAATTCAACGGCGAAGTGCTCGACCGAGAATTGTGGACTGTGGTCGGCCCTGAAATCTGGTTCAACAACGAGCAGCAAGTTTACATCGATGACCCTGCAGTATTGAGTATTGTTACTGGCATTGCAGGGGCAGACGACGGCGCCTTGATGCTACGCCCGCTGTTTCAACCAGGCATCGATCCCAACACAGAACGCAAAGCCGACTTCGTTTCCGCACGGATCCACAGCAAGGGCAAGTTCGACTTCACCCATGGTCGCGCAGAAGCGCGCATCAAACTACCGGACGCCGAAGGTGTTTGGCCGGCATGGTGGCTGCTGGGTAATGGCCAATGGCCCACGACCGGTGAGATCGACATCATGGAATATGTCGGGGAGAAGGACTGGATTGGCGTAGCCATGCACGGGACTAATTACTCTGGTGAGACGCCGTTTGTGAACAAGTCCTATTTTCCTGAGGGAACCGATGCGACCGACTGGCACACTTATGCCGTCGAATGGACAGACGACGTGATTACTTTCGAAGTTGATGGAAAGCTGATCTATAGGGCCACGCGTTCTATGGTCGCTCACTATGGCAAATGGCGCTTCGACACGCCGCAGCACTTGATTCTGAACTTTGCCGTTGGCGGTATTTACCCGTTCAAAACCAACGGATTGACCGAGCCATATGTGGGCGTGCCAGCAGAAACGGTCGATAAGATCAAGACGGGCGAGATCGCTATGCTGGTCGACTGGGTCCGCGTCTATGCGCCCGAAGGAACCGCTGAAGCGGAGAAGTAG